ACAGTTAAATAACCCCAGATAATTTTCTGCAAGCGTTTTCCTTCTTGCCACAGGACATGCATATATCAGCAGATAATGCGTTTGACTTGTCTTTAGACTTAACACACTTAAGACGCGTTTGGTcttatagtgtatgtggacaactgctcgtcgaccatctcattccaaaatcataggcattaatatggagttggtccccgtttgctgctacaacagcctccagtcttctgggaaggctttccactagattttggaactTTGCTGCTGGGacttccttccattcagccacatagCATTGGTGacattgggcgattaggcctggctcatagtcggtgttccaattcatcccaaaggtgttcgatggggttgaggtcagggctctgcaggccagtcTCTGTGCATTccggcaggtagcgttttcctggcacccgctaaacccagattcgtctgtcggactaccagatggtgaagcgtgattcatcactccagagaacgtgtgtCCACtacttcagagtccaatggcagcgagctttacaccactccacccgacgcttagcattgcgcatggtgatcttaggcttgtgagcGGCTGCCCGGTCATGGAAACCCTTTAAATGAAGCtaccgacaaacagttcttgtgctgacgttgtttccagaggcaatttggaactcggtagtgagtgttgcaaccgaggacaggtggTTTTTAAGCACTATGTGCTTCAGCAcatggcggtcccgttctgtgagcttgtaccacttcgaggctgagccgttgttgctcctagacgtttccacttcacataccagggcagctctagcagggcagaaatttgacgaactgacttgttggaaaggtggaatcctatgacagtgccacattgaaagtcactgagctcttcagtaaggccattctactgccaatgttcgtctatggaaattgcatggctgtgtgctcgattttaatacatgtgtcagcaacgggtgtggctgaactcAAATTacatttgtcacatgtgccaaatacaacaggtgtataccttaccgtgaaatgcttacttacaagcccttaaccaacaatgcagttaaagaaatagagttaacaaagtatttactaaataaacaaaaaaagtaacaaacaaaaaagtaACTAAAAAAGTAACTcaagaaaatgacataacaataacaaggctatatcacagggggtaccggtactaagtcaatgtgcaggggtacagattagtcgaggtaatttggtAGTTTGCCGTGTGATAGATAAATGTTGAgagtgcatagataataaacagcgagtagcatcagtgtaaaaacaaagcaCCCTATGCACTCTCAACATGACTGGCACACATTTGAACTTCGCACACACCGACTACAGGCATCAAGGTGTGCAGTAAACATAAAAAATGACCAACATTTTATAGAGCTCAATCTTTTGTATATTGTATgctcttctctgtctgatgaCTCCTTCCAAGTGTTTATAGTTATTTTGATGTTTCAGAGTTTGTACTGCTAATGCATGTTGGATTATCACATGCACATCTCTATTTCCTCTTGGAGGGGAATTTTTTGAGTTATTTTGGATTTTCTGTCCCACAGCCATGCACCTGTTTTGCTTGGTCTTTCCCCTTGAAGTCAGTCAGTGTCTTCACTGGCACGTCGTGCCACTGTCAGGTAATTGTGTCACATGTTGGATACAGGCATTTCCTCTAACGAACATCTATGCTGTGACAAGGTATCCCAGATGTTTTGTTTAGGCACATCACTCTTGTGAGTGGCCTAATGTTTTTAGGCCACTGACTTCAGGATTTCTCAGGCCCTGGTGACCACAGCCAACCAATGGACACTCCCTGGCCTGGCAACCAGCTGTCTGTCAAGAAAAGGTCATGAGTGTTGAGTTGACTGGCAACTTTCTCTAGTTTTTTTGTATGTGAGCATTTTAAAATGCTAACATGTACAAACCTTTTGCAGGGCACGTGACACCACTGGAAGTCTCCAGCCAATGGAATCGTACAGATTTTGCACAAAGCCAAAAAGGTGTGACAAGCACTAATGCCACAGATTTTGCACAAAGCCAAAAAGGTGTGACAAGCACTAATGCCTTTGGTGTTCAGAAAACCTCATTACCTTTTTGACTTTATTAAACTTGTAATGCTGTACAATAGTATCTCAGGAGCTGTCCATTAGGCACAGATGGAATAATTATGGACTGACTGTTGTCTGACAGATGTTTTTGAGATTATTTCTTTCTGAAAATGTTGACTGGATAAATAAATATCTGGAAACCTGATAACATTAATCTGACTGTCTTTGCATGATTCAAGCACACCtttttaaagtaaataaaatGATCATAACATTGACATGGTGGCAGTGAGGAAGGCTATGTCATTATGTTATAGGTATTATTCCAGGGTCATAGAGGAGCATTACATTGTACCAGGTATGTAAATATAGGCAGTTGCATAGTGCTTATTGTAAGACtatagttgtacaactgaatgtattcatgCATATTTACTACCTCGGTAGAGGGTAATTACATAGTAATGGCAGTATATGACAACTAGAGGaacgaagaaaaaaaaagagtggGCTTTATTAACAGTATAGCATTACACTGGTACTGACAGATCGAACAGATCATAAATAATGGTCAAATGCAGTTTAACAAATGCATTTAGGGAACAGAAATTCTTGTCATTTCTCGTAGTGTAAACCTATACTTAAATAGTGGATGACATTTAATGGTAAACAAGctacaaaaaaattaaaaacagaacaaGCGCAACAAACATCGTAGCAGGTTCTTTTTCCAGGTGAAACCTCACACTCAATGCTCATTTCACCAAGCACTAATTAAATCACTGCACTCCCAGTGTCTGCAGGGAGGATCTCAGAGCCACCACTAGTTAACTTTATGAAAATGATCACAATGATAAGGGGCCTGGTGACATAGAAACCTGTTCATGTCTTGTACGCACTGTCACCTATAGTATCCTAGACACTTTTTTTGAATGATGTTTCATTTTCACAGCTTATCAACAAGTCTTTCAAATATGGAAAGcagtctttctctcttctctataGTAGATGAGTCCAGTTCTACATCAGCAGAGCCATTGTTCCTGGAAATTTTGCTTTTCATTAGGGCTTCCTTTTCTTTCTGcagctctgtcctctctctctcgattGACGCCCTATCCCTGTCCAGTATGGCTCGCTCTCGTTCCATCGCCGCTCGCTCCCTATCCATCGCCGCTCTGTCCTTGTCCAGTGATGCTCTGCCTCGCTCAACAGCCACCCTCTCTCTGTtcaccacatccctctctctgtccaatatcaacctctccctgtcaaaATCAGCCTGCTCCCTCTCTAAcacttccctctccttctccaaatctgctatctgtctctctagTTCAGCAGTCTCCCTCTCAATGTTCCTGCCAGGATTTCTCACCAACATGGCTCTTCCGTCTTCAGCTATGGTCTCTACATCCTCAGCCATGGTCCTCCCGTATCCACCCACTGGCATCTTGTCAGGTGCGGCCCTCTCGTTCtgacccccacccctgccctcctCTCGCAGGGCCCTCTCACACTCCACCGCAGCCCTACGGATCTCCTCTGTAGCTGCGTCTGTGTACGCCACTTGTCCATCTGCTACCGTGCTCGCAGCCCCAACACTCTCCCCCAACTGTGCTTTGGCCCAGAACTCAAAAATGTTTGTCCCCTCACCCCCCTCCGGCCTCATACAAAGTCTCTTGTTTGCTATGGGAGATGTAGTGGGAGAGGACGCAAATGAAACGTCCCCAACTTCCCCAAAATCAAACAGTGAAGGGTTTAGGATACGGGCAGACCCAGATAGGCGACCCTCGATGGCATCGTCCATGAGGTGGAACCAACGCCAGGACATTGGATTGACTTTCTCCATGCCAAGAGGAGGGTACTTAAAATCCTACAAAGAAAGATGACAGAGGGTACAATCAGGTTAATGTTCTATTACTTGTCTTTGTAGGATTTATGGTTTCGACACACACTTGATTAAATGCATCCTTGAGCCCTTGATTAGTTACATCGGGTTAGTACTGGGCCAGAACCAAAGCCTAGAATCTGTGTTCAAGCGTGATTCAAATAGAAGATAATACATCTTGAGTTAAGGCCAAGGGTGTTTGTTTCCTGTACTCAATTGCATTCATAATCATTACCTTATATTTCTTTTTAAGGTTTTCCCACTTCTTTTTCAATTGCCCAGTTGTCAGCTTTCCTTCGAGACCCAACTCCACTAACATTGCTCTGCAGAATCAAAGTGAGTTAAGTCAGATAGATAGGGTTTCATCTTCATAACTAGCTCTTAAAACACTGACTTTCTTataataggcctacatgtttttcaaattatatttttgttaggAA
This DNA window, taken from Oncorhynchus kisutch isolate 150728-3 linkage group LG22, Okis_V2, whole genome shotgun sequence, encodes the following:
- the LOC109867561 gene encoding uncharacterized protein LOC109867561, with amino-acid sequence MMEAMDKRPFGSEYNYKMSENDISRLIKLRATNDAIFTGKRNSAMPAWRAMLVELGLEGKLTTGQLKKKWENLKKKYKDFKYPPLGMEKVNPMSWRWFHLMDDAIEGRLSGSARILNPSLFDFGEVGDVSFASSPTTSPIANKRLCMRPEGGEGTNIFEFWAKAQLGESVGAASTVADGQVAYTDAATEEIRRAAVECERALREEGRGGGQNERAAPDKMPVGGYGRTMAEDVETIAEDGRAMLVRNPGRNIERETAELERQIADLEKEREVLEREQADFDRERLILDRERDVVNRERVAVERGRASLDKDRAAMDRERAAMERERAILDRDRASIERERTELQKEKEALMKSKISRNNGSADVELDSSTIEKRERLLSIFERLVDKL